One Vallitalea pronyensis genomic region harbors:
- a CDS encoding sugar nucleotide-binding protein, giving the protein MKKQVLILGGSGLVGRAIMGQLMMDKHVKISTTYHSSTRYTMGTSYPLDVDDIESVKQLLKKVQPTHVISCLRGDFKQQLACHKEVAAYIKKHNGWLYYCSTLNVFDQDISQGHHEEDKPQASSEYGQFKIDCEKLLLDILDQRAVILRLPQVWGKSCIRLDQLREANNHGKRITLYPKLHYNVASDHMIAKQVAHIMGHELTGIFHLASIDTILYSEFYRKLSEALGLKKIIWDEQEDEQGQFVLIPNRVKQFPKHLQETCDDVICYVAGADFV; this is encoded by the coding sequence ATGAAAAAACAAGTTCTTATACTAGGTGGAAGCGGATTAGTTGGCAGAGCCATTATGGGGCAACTTATGATGGATAAGCACGTCAAGATCTCTACTACCTATCATTCTTCAACACGATATACGATGGGTACAAGTTATCCGCTAGACGTAGACGATATAGAAAGTGTAAAGCAATTATTAAAAAAAGTCCAACCTACCCATGTCATATCCTGTCTCCGAGGCGATTTTAAACAACAGTTAGCCTGTCACAAGGAAGTAGCAGCCTATATAAAAAAACATAATGGATGGCTTTATTATTGTTCCACATTAAATGTCTTTGACCAAGACATCTCCCAAGGACATCATGAAGAAGATAAACCTCAAGCATCTTCAGAATACGGTCAATTCAAGATTGACTGCGAGAAGTTACTCTTGGATATCCTTGACCAACGAGCTGTTATACTTCGATTACCTCAAGTATGGGGGAAATCCTGTATACGATTGGATCAGTTAAGAGAAGCTAATAACCATGGTAAACGTATAACCCTATATCCAAAACTCCATTATAATGTAGCATCGGATCATATGATTGCTAAACAAGTAGCCCATATTATGGGTCATGAACTAACTGGAATCTTTCACTTAGCATCCATTGATACCATTTTATACAGTGAGTTTTACCGTAAACTTAGTGAAGCATTAGGCTTAAAAAAAATAATATGGGATGAGCAGGAAGATGAACAAGGACAATTTGTATTAATACCAAACCGTGTCAAACAATTTCCTAAGCATTTGCAAGAAACTTGTGATGATGTTATCTGTTATGTTGCAGGTGCAGACTTTGTATAA
- the pfkB gene encoding 1-phosphofructokinase, with protein MIITVTLSPTIDKTIFVDGLKMDAINDMKGTREDAGGKGINVSKMVKKLQGDTLAIGLIGGEVGHIIKKKLDDDNIPCDFIQVDQPSRYNIKIVDRQRKTFTDINEGGGYISPEKIAELEAKIFQQASEGDLLILSGRVPDNVDKTIYRKWIDKANRKGIKVILDADHEPLKEAVQAGPYMIKPNIHELERLLNTTFKSLQDITNRLSELFIYGIQVIVLSLGSQGAYLFTAHEAYYTPGLSVHVKSTVGAGDSMVGAMAFCIAKGMQLKDAFHYAVATSTATVQKEGTLMADLDTIESIKDKLEIKNIKL; from the coding sequence ATGATCATAACCGTAACACTTAGTCCCACCATTGATAAAACAATCTTTGTAGATGGTTTAAAAATGGATGCTATAAATGACATGAAAGGTACCCGAGAAGATGCAGGAGGAAAAGGCATCAACGTATCAAAAATGGTCAAAAAGCTTCAAGGGGATACCTTAGCTATTGGATTGATTGGTGGAGAAGTGGGGCATATTATCAAGAAAAAATTAGACGATGACAATATTCCATGTGATTTTATACAAGTTGACCAGCCATCACGGTATAATATAAAAATTGTCGATAGACAAAGAAAAACATTTACCGATATTAACGAAGGCGGAGGGTACATATCGCCAGAAAAAATAGCTGAACTGGAAGCTAAGATTTTTCAACAAGCCTCAGAAGGCGATTTGCTCATCTTATCCGGCCGGGTACCAGATAATGTAGACAAAACCATTTATAGAAAATGGATTGATAAGGCTAATCGTAAAGGTATTAAGGTCATATTAGATGCTGACCACGAACCTTTAAAAGAAGCCGTACAAGCAGGTCCTTATATGATTAAGCCTAATATTCATGAATTAGAGCGGCTTCTCAATACAACATTTAAGTCCCTACAGGATATTACCAACCGCTTATCCGAATTATTCATATATGGTATCCAAGTCATTGTACTATCCTTAGGTAGTCAAGGAGCATACCTCTTCACAGCTCATGAAGCCTACTATACACCTGGTCTGTCCGTCCATGTAAAAAGTACCGTTGGCGCAGGCGATTCTATGGTTGGAGCTATGGCATTTTGCATAGCTAAAGGCATGCAATTAAAAGATGCATTTCATTATGCCGTTGCCACCAGCACGGCCACCGTTCAAAAAGAAGGAACCCTAATGGCTGATTTGGACACCATTGAATCCATAAAGGATAAGTTAGAAATCAAAAATATAAAGCTATAA
- a CDS encoding manganese efflux pump MntP, which produces MSLYAILLIALSLSMDAFAVSISLGLTCKRRFPQIALKAGLSFGFFQAVMAIVGWFLGCSLKEIIDPIDHWIAFLLLGAIGCSFIKESKEPCLKRLSIDRIKLLLTLSIATSIDALATGVTFSLLDVDIALAAALIGQITYFSSVLGVTIGHGLSHQTKLQSHMNILGGIILILIGCKILIAHLLQGI; this is translated from the coding sequence TTGAGTTTATATGCTATTCTCCTCATTGCACTAAGCCTATCTATGGATGCTTTTGCTGTATCAATTTCCTTAGGCTTAACATGTAAGCGTCGTTTTCCTCAAATCGCGTTGAAGGCTGGTTTATCTTTTGGTTTTTTCCAAGCTGTTATGGCCATAGTGGGTTGGTTTTTGGGCTGTTCCTTAAAAGAGATTATTGACCCTATCGACCACTGGATAGCCTTTCTATTGCTTGGTGCTATTGGTTGTAGTTTTATAAAAGAGTCAAAAGAACCATGTTTAAAAAGATTATCCATTGATCGTATTAAATTATTACTGACTTTATCAATTGCAACCAGCATTGATGCTTTAGCAACTGGTGTTACGTTTTCCTTGCTGGATGTGGATATAGCTTTAGCAGCTGCCCTTATTGGTCAGATTACTTACTTTTCATCGGTATTAGGCGTTACAATTGGTCATGGTCTTAGCCACCAGACAAAGCTTCAATCCCATATGAATATTCTAGGTGGCATCATACTTATTCTTATTGGATGTAAAATTTTGATAGCCCATCTTCTTCAAGGTATATAA
- a CDS encoding RNA polymerase sigma factor, giving the protein MIYQVYNRYHHDFIRYAKSLVTRKEDAYDLVQETYIKAIEREEIFEQMNEYQIKGWFFRVIKNQFIDQIRKNKRIIFYEEEQVSTHVFIETDIFFKEMVATLPDHLRLPIILKYQKGLNSKEIGKLQGISPSTVRNRLSLGLQKLKMEAL; this is encoded by the coding sequence ATGATCTATCAAGTATATAACCGATATCATCATGATTTCATTCGATACGCTAAAAGTCTTGTTACACGAAAAGAAGACGCTTATGATTTGGTTCAAGAAACATATATCAAAGCCATTGAACGTGAAGAGATTTTTGAGCAGATGAATGAATACCAAATAAAAGGATGGTTTTTTCGGGTAATCAAAAATCAATTTATTGATCAAATAAGGAAAAATAAGCGAATTATCTTCTATGAAGAAGAACAGGTGTCAACACATGTGTTTATAGAAACCGATATTTTCTTCAAAGAGATGGTCGCCACTTTGCCAGATCACCTAAGGTTACCCATTATACTCAAATATCAAAAGGGTTTAAACAGTAAAGAGATAGGTAAGCTGCAAGGTATATCACCGTCAACCGTAAGGAATAGATTAAGTCTAGGCTTACAAAAATTAAAAATGGAGGCGTTATAA
- a CDS encoding ABC transporter ATP-binding protein produces the protein MKKQERLKKFISYYKPHKGLFILDMVCALLIAVIGLSIPMVSKHALDLIAEKDFNTFFLIILGILVAHIIRAALQYIVDYWGHILGVRMEYDMRKDLFRHLQSLSFRYYDKTRTGHIMSRMVNDLNEMTELAHHGPEDLFLSFMMLIGAFFAMVFMEWRLALAVYLFIPFLIWFAVKQRVKMSEGFRNVKKKIANVNAQLESSISGIRVSKSFANEEHEMDKFTEGNKAFRVSKNTAFKNMSIFMLGMGFTTNILNLVVIGFGGYLIYGGYMDLNTLLAFILYVNAFSQPIRKLTNFVQQFESGMAGFDRFMEIMEIKPLINDLPHATQLKDVKGHIRFNNVTFSYNDHEKVLNNIKLDIDAGKTLALVGPSGGGKTTLCHLIPRFYEVDEGEITIDDKDIKHVKIKSLRENIGLVSQDVFLFAGTIKDNIMYGNVNANEEELILAAKNAEIHDFIKDLPDGYDTNVGERGIRLSGGQKQRISIARVFLKNPPILILDEATSALDNETEIKIQRALEKLSKGRTTLVIAHRLSTIKNADEIVVITEDGIKEKGSHHDLLQIEGTYAKLYKAQFKGYIPDEID, from the coding sequence GTGAAAAAACAAGAGAGATTAAAGAAGTTTATCAGTTACTATAAACCCCACAAAGGATTATTTATACTGGATATGGTTTGTGCATTATTAATTGCAGTGATTGGATTAAGCATACCTATGGTATCTAAACATGCACTGGACTTAATTGCCGAAAAGGACTTCAATACATTCTTTTTAATCATTTTAGGTATTCTTGTTGCGCATATTATACGTGCAGCTCTACAATACATCGTGGACTACTGGGGTCATATATTAGGTGTGCGGATGGAATATGATATGCGTAAAGACTTGTTTAGACATTTACAATCCTTATCCTTTCGATATTATGACAAGACAAGGACAGGTCATATCATGTCAAGAATGGTGAATGACTTAAATGAAATGACAGAATTAGCCCATCATGGTCCAGAAGATTTATTTTTATCATTTATGATGTTAATTGGCGCCTTCTTTGCTATGGTATTTATGGAATGGCGATTGGCCTTAGCGGTCTACTTATTCATACCTTTTCTTATATGGTTTGCCGTTAAGCAACGGGTTAAGATGTCAGAAGGATTTCGTAATGTGAAGAAGAAGATAGCCAATGTGAATGCCCAGTTAGAAAGCAGTATATCTGGAATACGTGTGTCCAAGTCTTTTGCAAATGAAGAACATGAGATGGATAAGTTTACAGAAGGAAATAAAGCTTTTCGGGTATCGAAAAATACAGCCTTTAAAAACATGTCTATTTTTATGTTAGGTATGGGATTTACCACTAATATTTTGAATTTAGTGGTTATCGGTTTTGGAGGTTATCTGATTTACGGCGGCTATATGGATCTTAATACCTTATTAGCCTTTATTCTATACGTGAATGCATTTTCACAACCCATTAGAAAGCTTACGAACTTTGTTCAACAGTTTGAATCAGGTATGGCTGGATTTGATCGTTTCATGGAAATTATGGAAATTAAACCCCTCATTAATGATTTACCCCATGCGACACAACTAAAAGATGTAAAAGGACACATTCGGTTTAACAATGTTACATTCTCTTATAACGACCATGAGAAAGTATTGAATAATATAAAATTAGATATTGATGCAGGTAAAACGTTAGCCCTCGTAGGTCCATCAGGTGGTGGAAAGACAACATTATGTCATCTCATACCGCGTTTCTATGAAGTGGACGAAGGGGAGATTACCATTGATGACAAAGATATTAAGCATGTGAAAATAAAATCGTTACGAGAAAATATTGGACTGGTATCTCAAGATGTGTTCCTATTTGCTGGAACCATTAAAGATAACATCATGTATGGTAATGTGAATGCTAATGAAGAAGAACTCATACTAGCAGCTAAGAATGCAGAAATCCATGATTTCATAAAAGATTTACCCGATGGCTATGATACCAATGTGGGAGAAAGGGGCATACGTCTATCTGGTGGTCAAAAACAGCGTATTAGTATTGCCCGCGTATTTCTGAAGAACCCACCAATACTTATTTTAGATGAGGCAACTTCTGCTCTTGATAATGAAACAGAGATTAAGATTCAACGGGCTCTTGAAAAGCTATCCAAAGGTAGAACCACCCTTGTTATTGCCCATCGTTTATCTACCATTAAGAATGCAGATGAGATTGTGGTCATTACAGAAGACGGGATTAAAGAAAAAGGCAGTCACCATGATTTATTACAAATTGAAGGTACATATGCCAAGTTATATAAAGCTCAGTTCAAAGGATATATTCCAGATGAAATTGATTAA
- a CDS encoding class I SAM-dependent methyltransferase, translating into MSQIDPKRFLESEKKHIMLKEDYKDMLILDIGGGGEGVIGSLYGRNVIAIDRRLEELNETNNDSIKVIMDACDLKFTNNQFDVATLFYTLMYMKEEEKIECISEVKRVLKPGGIFEIWDTYIPSYDGGEKDIFVLRLEIDLPQKAIDTGYAVMMKEKEQKMSCIKDILIENGFKIKECNQYDNGLFNIKCEM; encoded by the coding sequence ATGAGTCAAATTGATCCAAAGCGATTCTTGGAAAGTGAAAAAAAACACATTATGTTGAAAGAAGACTATAAAGATATGTTGATTTTAGACATTGGTGGTGGTGGAGAAGGTGTTATCGGAAGTCTTTATGGAAGAAATGTTATTGCTATTGATAGAAGGTTAGAAGAACTAAATGAGACCAATAATGATTCAATTAAAGTTATCATGGATGCATGTGATTTAAAATTTACTAATAATCAGTTTGACGTAGCCACCTTATTTTATACATTGATGTACATGAAAGAAGAAGAAAAAATAGAATGTATATCAGAAGTTAAAAGAGTATTAAAGCCAGGAGGTATATTTGAGATTTGGGATACGTACATACCTAGTTATGACGGAGGAGAGAAGGATATATTTGTCTTACGATTGGAAATTGATTTACCTCAAAAGGCCATTGATACTGGATATGCTGTAATGATGAAAGAAAAAGAACAGAAAATGTCCTGTATTAAGGATATCCTTATTGAAAATGGGTTTAAGATTAAAGAGTGTAATCAGTATGATAATGGATTATTTAACATCAAATGTGAAATGTAA